In one Nicotiana tomentosiformis chromosome 6, ASM39032v3, whole genome shotgun sequence genomic region, the following are encoded:
- the LOC138894803 gene encoding uncharacterized protein, protein MSFTTDIEAVTSGQETRGQRVRQESTVVEENRIPKQQMTEMCQASANGQGPPLSHVFPKFTPISTITTLVSLSDRSYPFGFSLYPNCTTTTGTSVARSQSVPLTTNQIITAVMPVFTIPQPTMVQKKSHESQFSTQQKQYHSPEYHSYLFDLPSKIEKPTRKMAQEEMTQRVKNLEQKLKNMQGSAGQKSIAFKDLCMFPGVRLPLGFKIPKFEKYDGHGDPIAHLKRYCNQLRGVEGKEELVMAYFGESLTGVASEWFMDQETSHWHVWDDMAQAFVKQFQYNIDITTKKC, encoded by the coding sequence ATGTCATTCACAACTGACATTGAAGCTGTTACGAGTGGTCAAGAGACTCGGGGTCAGAGGGTTCGACAAGAGTCTACTGTGGTTGAGGAAAATAGAATACCAAAACAGCAAATGACTGAAATGTGTCAAGCATCGGCCAATGGTCAAGGACCACCCCTTTCTCATGTTTTCCCAAAATTCACACCCATCTCGACTATTACCACTCTTGTCTCATTGTCTGATCGATCCTATCCATTTGGGTTCAGTCTTTATCCTAACTGTACGACTACAACTGGAACTTCTGTTGCGCGCTCCCAAAGTGTGCCATTGACAACCAATCAGATAATCACTGCTGTTATGCCCGTTTTCACTATCCCACAGCCAACAATGGTACAAAAGAAAAGTCATGAGTCACAATTTTCTACCCAACAAAAACAATACCATTCTCCTGAGTACCACTCGTACCTATTTGATCTTCCTTCAAAGATTGAGAAGCCTACCCGAAAGATGGCACAAgaagaaatgacccaaagagtgaaaAACTTAGAACAAAAGTTGAAAAACATGCAAGGGTCGGCAGGTCAGAAGAGTATTGCCTTCAAGGATCTATGTATGTTCCCCGGTGTTcgtttgccacttggtttcaagatccccaaatttgaaaagtatgatggacacggagACCCCATAGCCCAcctgaaaaggtattgcaatcagCTAAGAGGTGTGGAGGGAAAAGAAGAACTAGTAATGGCTTATTTCGGGGAAAGCCTGACcggggtagcctctgaatggtttatggatcaagaaacctctcactggcatgtctgggatgacatggcccaggCCTTTGTCAAACAGTTCCAATACAACATCGATATCACAACTAAAAAGTGTTGA